A genomic segment from Malaclemys terrapin pileata isolate rMalTer1 chromosome 1, rMalTer1.hap1, whole genome shotgun sequence encodes:
- the LOC128828783 gene encoding protocadherin-8-like gives MSPGLTLSRAELSSVLLCLLVAGCLAEMVSYHTYEEDAPGTVIGVLLDDLQSRSGDRPLGSFRLMEQFSNSSLVRVREGDGQLSIGEEGIDRERLCGQSLQCVLAFDVVSLWQEQYRLVHVELEVRDINDNAPRFPQAHIPLEVSESAAPGTRLPLEIAVDPDVGSNAIQSFQLSRNSHFGIEAQTRADGGKSAELVLLQELDRETQAAYTLELVAQDGGSPARSGTATVSVRVLDANDNSPAFPQGSVTVELGEDAPRGSLLLDLDAADPDEGPNGEIVYGFGSQVPAEARQLFRLDPLSGRLTLEGPVDYERQRTYELDVQAQDRGASPLAATCKVIVRLADVNDNAPGISISPLSGAPAGAGVAYVSEAAARDSFVALVSTSDRDSGPNGQVRCALYGHEHFALQRAYADSYVLVTAAPLDRERIPEYNLTLVAEDLGSPPFKTIRQYTVRVSDENDNAPLFSKPVYEVAVLENNPPGAYLATVVARDPDLGRNGKVLYRLLETQSPGGGPRSALVSVDPHSGSVRARQPLDCEELPLVEVEIEACDGGAPQLCQRARLRLRVVDQNDNAPVITSPPLANGSAELPLPVSAPAGYLIARFAASDADQGANSELSFSLLGGAHPLVALNRDTGELALRRRLPGGASEAAFPLVVAVHDGGRPSLSCTAAVRLFPTDTLPSSVEIVVVQPSAEELQPSLDFSVVLIAVLAGGCGLLLIAIIAVASTCRRSKSHFQPGTEKQGRGKEARLQKGSGSQAGSSYPGQADSCQLSVTAESDNSSDTSQAEDSSRESLCHSAQERKARSRDSQGQILVPFHPPSLWQERESASSLSSHSTPDQFSVKDSGKGDSEFNDSDSDINGEGLKKPPSQSAEKKVGTAACTDGRTYKETERYCRFYVHQSQTSKTIPLHYENDYTIAYSTPIYQPILQLGKPNFLPQQPKLKEYQVNIPKTERLQSVYERVLSGGSAVPPTTLSRQYKGLNHPPQNTLLPNASEVATSV, from the exons ATGTCTCCTGGTCTCACATTGTCCAGAGCGGAACTaagctctgtgctgctgtgtctCCTGGTCGCAGGGTGCCTGGCTGAGATGGTCAGCTACCACACGTACGAGGAAGATGCCCCCGGTACAGTCATTGGTGTCCTGTTGGACGATTTGCAGTCCCGCTCTGGGGACAGACCCCTGGGCAGTTTCCGCCTGATGGAGCAGTTCAGCAACAGCTCGCTGGTCCGGGTGCGGGAGGGGGACGGGCAGCTGAGCATCGGCGAGGAAGGGATCGACCGGGAGCGGCTGTGCGGCCAGTCCCTCCAGTGCGTCCTGGCTTTCGACGTGGTGAGCTTGTGGCAGGAGCAGTACCGGCTGGTGCACGTGGAGCTGGAGGTGCGGGACATCAACGACAACGCGCCGCGCTTCCCCCAGGCGCACATCCCGCTCGAGGTGTCCGAGAGCGCCGCGCCCGGCACCCGCCTGCCGCTGGAGATCGCCGTGGACCCGGACGTGGGCTCCAACGCCATCCAGAGCTTCCAGCTCTCGCGCAACAGCCACTTCGGCATCGAGGCGCAGACGCGGGCGGACGGCGGGAAAAGCGCCGAGCTGGtgctgctgcaggagctggaCCGCGAGACCCAGGCCGCCTACACCCTGGAGCTGGTGGCCCAGGACGGCGGCAGCCCGGCCCGCTCGGGCACGGCCACGGTGAGCGTCCGGGTGCTGGACGCCAACGACAACAGCCCGGCCTTCCCGCAGGGCTCGGTCACGGTGGAGCTGGGCGAGGACGCGCCGcggggctccctgctgctggacctggaCGCGGCCGATCCCGACGAGGGGCCCAACGGGGAGATCGTCTACGGCTTCGGCAGCCAGGTGCCGGCCGAGGCGCGGCAGCTCTTCCGGCTGGACCCGCTCTCGGGCCGCCTGACGCTGGAGGGGCCGGTGGATTACGAGCGGCAGCGGACCTACGAGCTGGACGTGCAGGCGCAGGACCGGGGCGCCAGCCCCCTGGCGGCCACGTGCAAAGTCATCGTGCGCCTGGCCGACGTGAACGACAACGCGCCGGGCATCAGCATCAGCCCCCTGAGCGGCGCCCCCGCCGGCGCCGGGGTGGCCTACGTCAGCGAGGCGGCGGCGCGCGACAGCTTCGTGGCGCTGGTCAGCACCTCGGACAGGGACTCGGGCCCCAACGGGCAGGTGCGCTGCGCCCTCTACGGGCACGAGCACTTCGCGCTGCAGCGCGCCTACGCCGACAGCTACGTGCTCGTCACCGCCGCGCCGCTGGACCGCGAGCGCATCCCCGAGTACAACCTGACCCTGGTGGCCGAGGacctgggctcgccgcccttcaAGACCATCCGGCAGTACACGGTGCGCGTGAGCGACGAGAACGACAACGCGCCGCTCTTCTCCAAGCCCGTCTACGAGGTGGCGGTGCTGGAGAACAACCCGCCGGGCGCCTACCTCGCCACCGTGGTGGCCCGGGACCCCGACCTGGGCCGCAACGGGAAGGTCCTTTACCGGCTGCTGGAGACACAGAGCCCGGGCGGCGGGCCCCGGTCCGCGCTGGTCTCCGTGGATCCCCACAGCGGGTCCGTCCGCGCCCGGCAGCCCCTGGACTGCGAGGAGCTGCCGCTGGTGGAGGTGGAGATCGAAGCCTGCGACGGGGGCGCCCCGCAGCTGTGCCAGCGGGCCCGCCTCAGGCTCCGGGTGGTGGATCAGAACGATAACGCCCCGGTCATCACCTCCCCGCCGCTGGCCAATGGCTCCGCCGAGCTGCCACTGCCCGTCAGCGCCCCCGCCGGGTACCTGATCGCCCGCTTCGCGGCCAGCGACGCGGACCAAGGCGCGAACTCCGagctctccttctccctcctggGCGGCGCTCACCCGCTGGTCGCCCTGAACCGGGACACCGGGGAGCTGGCCCTGCGGAGGAGGCTGCCCGGAGGGGCCTCGGAAGCGGCCTTCCCGCTTGTCGTCGCTGTCCACGACGGCGGGAGGCCGTCGCTGTCCTGCACAGCCGCCGTTCGGCTCTTTCCCACGGACACACTCCCCTCTAGCGTGGAGATCGTGGTCGTACAGCCCTCGGCGGAGGAGCTGCAGCCCAGCCTGGACTTTTCCGTGGTCCTCATTGCTGTGCTGGCCGGAGGCTGCGGCTTGCTGCTGATCGCTATCATCGCCGTGGCCTCCACCTGCAGGAGGAGCAAGAGTCACTTCCAACCTGGGACCGAAAAGCAGGGGAGAGGCAAAGAAGCCAGGCTGCAGAAGGGCTCAGGCTCCCAGGCAGGGAGCTCCTATCCGGGCCAGGCAGACTCCTGCCAGCTCTCTGTTACAGCCGAGTCTGATAACTCCAGTGACACTTCCCAGGCCGAGgacagcagcagagagtccttgTGTCATTCTGCCCAAGAGAGGAAAGCCAGGAGCAGAGACTCCCAG ggtCAAATTCTTGTTCCTTTTCATCCCCCGTCTCTTTGGCAGGAGCGAGAATCTGCTTCAAGTTTAAG CTCCCATTCAACTCCTGATCAGTTTAGTGTGAAAGACAGTGGGAAAGGAGATAGCGAGTTTAATGATAGTGATTCTGATATCAATGGGGAGGGGTTAAAGAAGCCACCTTCACAGTCAGCTGAAAAGAAAGTTG GTACTGCAGCCTGTACAGATGGACGGACTTACAAGGAAACAGAAAGATATTGTAGATTTTATGTCCACCAGTCCCAAACAAGCAAAACCATCCCATTGCATTATGAAAATGATTATACGATTGCATATTCTACACCAATTTATCAGCCCATCCTTCAGCTCGGGAAGCCCAATTTTCTTCCACAACAGCCAAAGCTGAAAGAGTATCAAGTTAATATTCCTAAAACTGAAAGACTACAAAGTGTATATGAAAGAGTTCTAAGTGGTGGGTCAGCAGTGCCACCAACCACTCTGTCAAGACAATATAAAGGACTAAATCACCCTCCACAGAACACTTTACTCCCAAATGCCTCTGAAGTAGCAACGTCAGTCTGA